The following proteins are co-located in the Rubidibacter lacunae KORDI 51-2 genome:
- a CDS encoding manganese efflux pump, with protein MFDSSGFYAAVNPQYLLINGAIGIGIAADAMIATVGRFRRFERVKDALTWAAAIGLTHTVFPTIGLIGLWYAASSFPSLKAVIYGIGFLVMIWFIAEMIREVAGFDDDGTELEDDSDFLYQFLSRHSKFWAAVWAVSIDALVTGPGKTAATAQWSQIQVLGSFPLVGFVVFGLVMLSAWPAIALRRHWQENKFDNPEGLAKFTTIGSWVELGIFLYFAYLAVFETIVALGISPIINEFLIAGGLSIVTAAILIATLWERVWGHQLKEAEELLER; from the coding sequence GTGTTCGACTCGTCTGGGTTTTACGCTGCCGTAAATCCACAGTATCTCCTCATCAATGGCGCGATCGGAATCGGTATTGCTGCAGATGCAATGATTGCTACTGTTGGAAGATTTCGTCGCTTCGAGCGCGTCAAGGATGCCCTGACTTGGGCAGCGGCGATCGGGCTGACCCATACAGTGTTTCCCACAATCGGGTTGATCGGACTGTGGTATGCTGCCAGCTCGTTCCCCTCACTGAAAGCAGTGATTTATGGTATTGGATTCCTCGTGATGATCTGGTTTATTGCCGAGATGATTCGAGAGGTCGCCGGCTTCGACGATGATGGCACCGAGCTTGAGGACGATTCGGACTTCCTTTACCAATTTCTATCGCGGCACTCAAAATTTTGGGCCGCTGTCTGGGCCGTTTCTATCGATGCCTTGGTCACGGGTCCTGGTAAGACCGCCGCTACCGCCCAGTGGAGTCAGATCCAAGTTTTGGGTAGTTTCCCTCTCGTAGGGTTCGTGGTGTTTGGCTTGGTGATGCTTAGCGCATGGCCCGCGATCGCTCTGCGCAGACACTGGCAAGAAAATAAATTCGACAATCCCGAAGGCTTGGCAAAGTTTACGACAATCGGCTCCTGGGTGGAGCTCGGCATTTTCCTTTACTTTGCTTACTTGGCGGTTTTTGAAACGATCGTCGCGCTGGGCATTAGCCCCATCATCAACGAGTTTTTGATTGCCGGTGGGTTAAGTATTGTCACCGCTGCGATTCTGATAGCAACACTTTGGGAACGAGTCTGGGGGCATCAACTAAAAGAGGCAGAAGAGTTGCTCGAGCGATAA
- a CDS encoding undecaprenyl-diphosphate phosphatase, with amino-acid sequence MRRGSKQYVRLVGAIALGGLTALAAGVAAQPEAAPATGSIAVGNYNWVQAAVLGLVQGLTEFLPISSTAHMNVVPIALGWGKPGVTYEAIVQLGSVAAVLWYFWGDLVRLGRGTWHGIRSRDWQVPELRLTAGILMGTVPIVICGLLLKALVPDLDNTPLRGLTAIAIASVVMGLLLGVAEWLGTRQRDYDQLDARDGILMGLAQCLALIPGVSRSGSTITAGLFLGLERATAARFSFLMGIPAIALAGLVELLDLIESGFANAEALPLLVAVVTAVASSYVAIAGLIRFLQQQDAWVFVWYRLLFGAFVFWGIFSGWLTQ; translated from the coding sequence ATGAGAAGAGGCAGCAAACAATACGTGCGGCTCGTCGGAGCGATCGCGTTGGGTGGGTTGACAGCACTGGCGGCTGGAGTAGCAGCACAACCAGAAGCCGCCCCAGCAACTGGCAGTATTGCCGTGGGAAATTACAACTGGGTGCAGGCAGCCGTATTAGGACTCGTGCAAGGACTGACGGAGTTCTTGCCGATCAGCAGCACGGCACACATGAACGTTGTGCCGATCGCGTTGGGTTGGGGCAAACCGGGCGTGACCTATGAGGCAATCGTGCAGCTCGGCAGCGTTGCAGCCGTGTTGTGGTACTTCTGGGGAGACTTGGTCCGACTCGGGCGCGGTACGTGGCATGGCATTCGATCGCGAGACTGGCAGGTCCCGGAGCTGCGGTTGACGGCCGGAATCTTGATGGGAACGGTGCCAATCGTGATTTGCGGGTTGCTCTTGAAAGCGCTGGTGCCGGATTTAGACAACACGCCGCTCCGAGGGCTGACGGCGATCGCGATCGCGTCGGTGGTGATGGGTTTGTTACTCGGCGTTGCAGAATGGTTGGGCACTCGCCAGCGCGATTACGACCAACTCGACGCGCGGGACGGCATCTTAATGGGACTGGCACAGTGCTTGGCACTGATACCGGGCGTGTCGCGTTCGGGCTCCACCATCACAGCCGGATTGTTCTTGGGCTTGGAGCGGGCAACGGCAGCGCGATTCTCTTTTCTGATGGGGATTCCGGCGATCGCGCTGGCGGGCTTGGTCGAACTGCTGGACTTAATCGAGAGCGGCTTTGCCAATGCTGAAGCACTGCCGTTGCTGGTCGCTGTGGTGACGGCAGTTGCGTCGTCCTATGTCGCGATCGCGGGGTTGATTCGGTTTCTGCAGCAACAGGACGCGTGGGTGTTCGTGTGGTATCGGTTGCTGTTTGGCGCATTCGTGTTTTGGGGTATTTTCTCGGGGTGGTTGACGCAATAA